The DNA region ATTCCTTCTCGGGGACCGGCGTTAATATCGCTTCGGCCCTCGGAAGGCTCGGGCATGCGGGTTATCTGGTCAGCACGCTGCCGGATAATCCGCTCGGCGATGCGGCGACGGCATACCTTCGCAAGCTAGGGATCGGCACGTCCTTCATCAGCCGCGGCGGCAAGTACGTCGGCATGTATTTTTTGGAGAATGGCTTTGGCGTTCGGCCGGGACGGGTCACTTATACGGACCGGCTGGGAAGCAGCTTTAATACGGCGGACCCTGCGATGTATGATTTTTCGGCGATTGCCCGGAGCATCGATGTGATCCACTTCTGCGGAATCACGCTATCCATGAACGAGAATGTCCGGGGCCAGATGAAGGCCTTGGCGCGGGAAGTGAAGGCTAACGGCGGCACGGTGGTGTTCGATTGCAACTACCGGCCATCCCTGTGGGGGGCGGACGGCTATGCTTTTGCCAAGCCGCATTATATGGAGATGCTGTCCCTTGCGGATATCGTCTTCATGAATGAGAAGGATGCGCTTTATATTCTCGGGATGGAAACGAAGCGGGAAGACCGGGCGGAGCAGCTCGGGGAGCTGATCCCGAAGGTAGCGGAGACATACGGCATTTCAGCACTTGCCGGCACCCATCGCCATATTAATGGAGACAATACCCATTCCCTGAAAGGGTATTTGTATAAGGACGGAGCGTTTCATTTTTCAAGAACGTTGACCTTCTCCGTCTATGACCGGATCGGAGCGGGGGATGCTTATGCCAGCGGCGTGATCCATGGCCTGCTGGAGGGATTTGATCCACTGCAAACGGTAGAGTTCGCGGCGGCGGCGGCCATGCTGGCCCACACGGTACCTGGAGATACGCCGACAGCAGGAGAGCTTGACATTCTGCGAGCAATGGGTGATCATAGGTCGGATGTGGAAAGGTAAGGTGAACGAACGTATGTCGATCACGCGTAAGAACGGCCCGCTGTATCTTCAGATCAAGAAGATCATCAAGGACCGGATCCTGCATGGGGTGTACCCTTTGGGTACCCATATTCCTTCCGAGCCGCAGCTGGAGCAGGAATTCAACGTCAGCAAAATGACCGTGCGCAATGCGATTCAGGAGCTTCACCAGGAGGGCTATGTCGAGAAACGCAGCGGGGTAGGGACGATTGTTACCCGCAACACCTCGTTCTCGAAGCTTTCCAAGGGCAAGCTGTTTACCGAGATTCTGGTCGAGGAAGGGCATCAGATTCAGAAGCGCCATCTGAAGACCGAATGGGTGTTTCACGAGCCGGATAGCGAGATGTATGAAAAATTCGGCGAAAAATGCCTTCGCATCGAGCGGTTGTACCTGCTGGACGGGCAGCCCTACATTCACTATACGCATTATGTTTCGCCGCTTGTCGATATGGGCGGGGATTTCGGGCCTGGCGAGCTCCCTTCCCTTTATGACCGGATCGAAGAAAGCCAGATTACACTGGAGAATTTCCGCGACCGTTTTCTGGCGGCCGTAGCGGATGAAGAGATGGCGGGTCTGCTTGGCGTCAACCCGGGTACGCCGCTCCTCAAACGGCTCAGATCCTCTTTCGACGGTGCGGGGACGATTATAGAATACAGCATTGGTTATTACAATACAGAGCTTCAGCATTATTTAATCAGCTACGACGCGTAAAGACAAGGCGCAGCGGGAAGGTTCGAAAGGAATAAAGTCAGGGAAGGGCAGCCTTATGGCCGGGGAACCGGGATCAGGCTGCTTTTTTCTATGGCTACGAGCTGCAGACGTGCGTTGTGGGGATAAAGAGCATGCTTGGGTGTTGCAGTTGAAGGTGCGGTTAAGGGCAGGCTTGGACGGCAATCGAAGCGGCAAAATTCCTGCGGGGCTGTGGCTATAAGCGTGAGAAAAAATGGGCAGACTACGAATAACAGTCCGGCGCGAAATTTTATGGGCCCCCCCTTGGCAAATTTAAAAATTATGCTATAATGAGATTAAAGTCAAAGAAAGTCAAAGTCAACGGGCAGGGTTCGCTGATTTTGATTATGTTTAAAATTTAACGTATAAGGTATGACTCTGTGCGGACGTGTAAGATCACAATCCGTCTTATCGTTTCAAACAGTGGAGGATGAACAGACCATGCGTAATATCTCTGATATTATCGAACAATACCTCAAGAGCATTTTGCAGGAAAGCCCGGAGGGAACCGTTGAAATTCAACGGAACGATCTGGCGGAGCAGTTCTCCTGCGTCCCTTCCCAGATCAACTATGTCATCAGCACCAGGTTTACGCTGGAGAAGGGCTTTCTCGTCGAGAGCAAGCGCGGAGGCGGCGGTTATATCCGCATCCAGCGGATCGAGCTTCCCCAGCATTCCGCACTCCATCAGCATCTGCATCATACGATCGGCAGCCGGATTGACCAGACGGTCGCGGAAGGGCTGATCTATCAGCTGGAGGAGTCAAGGTTCTTGAACAAACGAGAGGCCAGCTTGATGCGGGCCGCCATTTCGAGGGATTGCCTCAATGTGAAGCTTCCTTACCGGGATGAGCTCCGTGCGAGAATCATGAAGGCCATGCTTATTGCTTTGTTAGGTAAGTGAGTCTGTGTAAGGAGGGCATGGAGTATGATATGCCAGGAATGTGGTAAACGACCAGCGACATTGCATTTTACGAAAATCGTGAATGGCGAGAAGACCGAATTTCATTTTTGTGAATCTTGTGCCCGTGAAAAAGGGGAATTGATTCCCGGGACGTCGAATGGTTTTTCTATACACAGTTTGCTGTCAGGCCTCCTGGATCTGGATCCTTCCGGCAAGGGGCAGAATGCTGGTGCTAAGCCGGCCCAGACGCTGCGCTGCGAGGAATGCGGCATGACG from Paenibacillus ihbetae includes:
- a CDS encoding sugar kinase gives rise to the protein MPKRIAAFGEVMMRLQVPGYASLAQESSLNYSFSGTGVNIASALGRLGHAGYLVSTLPDNPLGDAATAYLRKLGIGTSFISRGGKYVGMYFLENGFGVRPGRVTYTDRLGSSFNTADPAMYDFSAIARSIDVIHFCGITLSMNENVRGQMKALAREVKANGGTVVFDCNYRPSLWGADGYAFAKPHYMEMLSLADIVFMNEKDALYILGMETKREDRAEQLGELIPKVAETYGISALAGTHRHINGDNTHSLKGYLYKDGAFHFSRTLTFSVYDRIGAGDAYASGVIHGLLEGFDPLQTVEFAAAAAMLAHTVPGDTPTAGELDILRAMGDHRSDVER
- a CDS encoding GntR family transcriptional regulator gives rise to the protein MSITRKNGPLYLQIKKIIKDRILHGVYPLGTHIPSEPQLEQEFNVSKMTVRNAIQELHQEGYVEKRSGVGTIVTRNTSFSKLSKGKLFTEILVEEGHQIQKRHLKTEWVFHEPDSEMYEKFGEKCLRIERLYLLDGQPYIHYTHYVSPLVDMGGDFGPGELPSLYDRIEESQITLENFRDRFLAAVADEEMAGLLGVNPGTPLLKRLRSSFDGAGTIIEYSIGYYNTELQHYLISYDA
- a CDS encoding CtsR family transcriptional regulator, encoding MRNISDIIEQYLKSILQESPEGTVEIQRNDLAEQFSCVPSQINYVISTRFTLEKGFLVESKRGGGGYIRIQRIELPQHSALHQHLHHTIGSRIDQTVAEGLIYQLEESRFLNKREASLMRAAISRDCLNVKLPYRDELRARIMKAMLIALLGK